In a genomic window of Vigna angularis cultivar LongXiaoDou No.4 chromosome 6, ASM1680809v1, whole genome shotgun sequence:
- the LOC128197438 gene encoding uncharacterized protein LOC128197438 — translation MAPRLPPPPQPAEPDTSNNSRLLETVIDRLQQQNTTLMEQNATLMQQNQNAMQSMEASRASSETTQRQLMEILATTRHTPGASSSNAAQPAAEWSLESFLQHHPVKFSGKGLPDEADQWLRDMERIFNAKRCPDENRLAFTEYLLTGEASHWWASTRAILVDTQRPITWEVFRSKFYEEYFPDSVRFAKEVEFVQLVQGGMSVSEYTNKFKHLVRFNTMATSEEWQCRKFENGLRSDLKVLISSLCIRSFPAMVERAKVLEKNMAEAERQKKQQQIARGPVSSKSSMNLSRSPYARPTPSPVSSGSQSQSLVVVNRSGQQVAVTCFHCGGPHYRSSCPQLLGGRFCTRCRRSGHLESECNIGGRVAMRPPNAGRAQQERGGRAQAVGRVYAITGAEAASSGILFTVIAYCMNCLTMRHLIVVITKLFGLVV, via the coding sequence atggcacctagactccctcctcccCCGCAACCTGCTGAACCTGATACGTCCAACAACTCTAGGTTGTTGGAGACAGTAATTGATAGACTGCAACAACAGAATACTACGTTGATGGAGCAGAACGCCACACTGATGCAGCAAAACCAGAACGCTATGCAGAGTATGGAGGCCTCTCGTGCCAGTTCTGAAACGACTCAAAGGCAGTTAATGGAGATCCTAGCTACTACCAGACACACCCCGGGAGCGTCCTCTTCTAACGCTGCCCAGCCTGCTGCTGagtggagcttggagagttttctccaaCACCATCCGGTTAAGTTCAGTGGAAAGGGCCTCCCTGACGAGGCGGATCAGTGGTTAAGGGACATGGAGAGGATCTTCAACGCCAAGAGGTGTCCAGATGAGAACCGTTTGGCGTTCACGGAGTATTTATTGACTGGGGAAGCAAGCCACTGGTGGGCGAGTACAAGAGCTATTCTGGTAGACACCCAACGTCCTATCACTTGGGAAGTATTCCGTAGCAAGTTTTATGAGGAGTACTTCCCTGACAGCGTCCGGTTTGCGAAGGAAGTGGAGTTTGTACAGCTGGTTCAAGGTGGGATGTCGGTTTCCGAGTATACCAATAAGTTCAAGCACCTTGTTCGGTTCAATACGATGGCCACTAGTGAGGAGTGGCAGTGCAGGAAGTTTGAGAACGGACTGCGAAGTGATTTGAAGGTATTAATCTCCAGTTTGTGCATCCGGTCGTTTCCTGCTATGGTTGAGCGGGCGAAGGTATTGGAGAAAAATATGGCAGAGGCCGAACGACAGAAGAAGCAGCAACAGATAGCTAGGGGACCGGTCTCGTCCAAGAGCAGTATGAACTTGAGCAGAAGTCCTTACGCTCGTCCTACACCATCACCTGTTTCTAGTGGGTCTCAGTCACAATCTCTGGTTGTTGTCAATCGGTCTGGACAACAAGTGGCAGTGACGTGTTTTCAttgtggaggaccacactacCGTTCGTCATGTCCCCAGTTGTTGGGAGGAAGGTTTTGCACTCGTTGTAGGAGGAGCGGACATCTGGAGAGCGAGTGTAACATAGGAGGACGAGTGGCAATGAGGCCGCCAAACGCTGGGAGAGCACAACAAGAGAGAGGTGGACGAGCGCAAGCAGTGGGAAGAGTGTACGCAATTACGGGCGCTGAAGCTGCTAGCTCGGGTATACTCTTCACTGTAATTGCTTATTGTATGAACTGCCTTACCATGCGTCATTTAATTGTTGTGATAACAAAGTTGTTTGGTCTGGTGGTGTAA